The following are from one region of the Vibrio rarus genome:
- the rpsA gene encoding 30S ribosomal protein S1 produces MTESFAQLFEEFLNETEFQQGSIVKGTVVAIENGFVLVDAGLKSESAIPAEQFKNAAGELEVEVGAEVDVALDAVEDGFGETQLSREKAKRHEAWIVLEKAYEEAETVVGIINGKVKGGFTVELNGIRAFLPGSLVDVRPIRDTAHLENKELEFKVIKLDQKRNNVVVSRRAVIESENSVERDELLETLQEGTEVKGIVKNLTDYGAFVDLGGVDGLLHITDMAWKRVKHPSEIVNVGDEILVKVLKFDRERTRVSLGLKQLGEDPWVAIAKRYPEGHKLTGRVTNLTDYGCFVEIEEGVEGLVHVSEMDWTNKNIHPSKVVNVGDEVEVMVLEIDEERRRISLGLKQCKANPWQSFAEIQAKGDQVTGKIKSITDFGIFIGLEGGIDGLVHLSDISWNVAGEEAVREYKKGDEISAVVLAVDAERERISLGVKQMENDPFNNYVADNKKGALVSGTVSAVDAKGATIELVDGVEGYIRASEVSRDRIEDASLILSVGDSVEAKFTGVDRKNRVINLSIKAKDQAEEQEAMASLNKAEEGAFGNAMADAFKAAKGE; encoded by the coding sequence ATGACTGAATCTTTTGCTCAACTCTTTGAAGAGTTTCTAAATGAAACTGAATTCCAACAAGGTAGTATCGTTAAAGGTACTGTAGTAGCTATCGAGAACGGTTTCGTTCTTGTTGATGCTGGCCTTAAGTCTGAGTCTGCTATCCCTGCAGAACAATTCAAGAACGCTGCTGGCGAACTTGAAGTTGAAGTAGGTGCTGAAGTTGACGTAGCACTTGACGCTGTTGAAGATGGTTTCGGTGAAACTCAACTTTCTCGTGAGAAAGCTAAGCGTCACGAAGCTTGGATCGTACTTGAGAAAGCTTACGAAGAAGCTGAAACTGTTGTTGGTATCATCAACGGTAAAGTTAAAGGCGGTTTCACTGTTGAACTAAACGGTATCCGTGCTTTCCTACCTGGTTCTCTAGTAGACGTACGTCCTATCCGCGACACTGCTCACCTAGAAAACAAAGAGCTAGAGTTCAAAGTTATCAAGCTTGATCAGAAGCGCAACAACGTTGTTGTTTCTCGTCGTGCTGTTATCGAATCTGAAAACAGTGTTGAGCGTGACGAACTTCTTGAGACTCTACAAGAAGGTACTGAAGTTAAAGGTATCGTTAAGAACCTTACTGACTACGGTGCATTCGTTGACCTTGGCGGCGTAGACGGCCTACTTCACATCACTGACATGGCTTGGAAACGCGTTAAGCACCCTTCTGAGATCGTAAACGTTGGTGACGAGATCCTAGTTAAAGTTCTTAAGTTTGACCGTGAGCGCACTCGTGTTTCTCTAGGTCTTAAACAACTTGGCGAAGATCCATGGGTAGCTATCGCTAAGCGTTACCCAGAAGGTCACAAACTGACTGGTCGCGTTACTAACCTAACTGATTACGGCTGCTTCGTAGAAATCGAAGAAGGCGTTGAAGGTCTAGTACACGTTTCTGAAATGGATTGGACTAACAAGAACATCCACCCTTCTAAAGTTGTGAACGTTGGCGACGAAGTTGAAGTTATGGTTCTTGAGATTGACGAAGAACGTCGTCGTATCTCTCTAGGCCTAAAACAATGTAAAGCTAACCCTTGGCAGTCATTCGCTGAAATTCAAGCGAAAGGCGACCAAGTAACTGGTAAGATCAAGTCTATCACTGACTTCGGTATCTTCATCGGTCTAGAAGGCGGCATTGACGGTCTAGTTCACCTATCTGACATTTCTTGGAACGTTGCTGGTGAAGAAGCAGTACGCGAATACAAGAAAGGCGACGAAATCTCAGCTGTTGTTCTTGCAGTAGATGCAGAGCGTGAGCGTATTTCTCTTGGCGTTAAGCAAATGGAAAACGACCCGTTCAACAACTATGTTGCTGACAACAAAAAAGGTGCTCTAGTTTCTGGTACTGTATCTGCAGTAGACGCAAAAGGTGCTACAATTGAACTTGTAGACGGCGTTGAAGGTTACATCCGTGCTTCTGAAGTATCTCGTGACCGTATCGAAGATGCGTCTCTAATCCTAAGCGTTGGCGATAGCGTTGAAGCTAAGTTCACCGGTGTAGACCGTAAGAACCGCGTAATCAACCTATCTATCAAAGCTAAAGATCAAGCTGAAGAGCAAGAAGCAATGGCTTCACTGAACAAAGCTGAAGAAGGCGCGTTCGGTAATGCTATGGCAGATGCATTCAAGGCTGCTAAAGGCGAATAA
- the cmk gene encoding (d)CMP kinase: protein MSSLSPVITVDGPSGAGKGTLCMMLAEKLGFQLLDSGAIYRVLALAAIHHGVDLESEDALVPLATHLDVQFIAQGDLVQVILEGEDVSGELRKEETGMAASKVAALPRVREALLRRQRAFQAEPGLVADGRDMGTVVFTGAVAKIFLDASAQERAQRRFNQLQGKGLEVSIDHLLSEIQERDYRDRNRTVAPLRPADDALVLDSTELSIDEVVEQALQFIESKLS, encoded by the coding sequence ATGTCTTCTCTTTCTCCTGTCATTACCGTAGACGGCCCAAGTGGGGCAGGTAAGGGCACTTTATGTATGATGTTGGCTGAAAAACTAGGCTTCCAATTGCTGGACTCAGGGGCGATTTATCGCGTATTGGCTCTCGCAGCAATCCACCACGGTGTTGACCTTGAATCAGAAGATGCATTGGTACCACTGGCGACTCACTTAGATGTACAGTTTATCGCTCAAGGCGACTTAGTACAGGTTATCTTAGAAGGTGAAGATGTATCCGGTGAGTTAAGAAAAGAAGAAACGGGAATGGCCGCCTCTAAAGTGGCTGCTTTACCCCGCGTTCGTGAGGCGTTATTACGTCGACAACGAGCCTTTCAAGCCGAACCGGGTCTGGTGGCTGATGGTCGTGATATGGGTACAGTTGTATTCACCGGCGCGGTAGCAAAGATTTTCCTAGATGCAAGTGCGCAAGAGCGTGCTCAAAGACGCTTTAATCAGTTGCAAGGTAAGGGCTTAGAGGTTAGTATTGACCACCTTTTAAGCGAGATCCAAGAACGTGACTATCGTGATCGCAACCGAACTGTTGCACCTTTACGTCCCGCGGATGACGCTTTAGTGCTTGATTCTACAGAGCTTTCTATTGATGAAGTGGTAGAGCAAGCCTTACAATTTATCGAATCTAAATTGTCTTGA
- the sohB gene encoding protease SohB, whose protein sequence is MEFLLNYGLFLAKIVTFVVAIIAILVIAKSSSSKGGAKGSLEVTNLSELHENNIELMEHHLHDESFLKARDKATKKQRKEQHKARNKEIKEAAKTGELDSQRKPHLFVLDFVGSIDAKEVTQLRQEITAILACASEGDEVLVRLESGGGMVHGYGLAASQLDRIKAANIPLTIAVDKVAASGGYMMACVADKIVSAPFAIVGSIGVIAQIPNFNKLLKKNNIEFEQMTAGEYKRTLTMFGENTDKARDKFKQELQETHDLFKDFIRERRPALDLDSVATGEHWYGSQALALGLIDEVQTSDDLVVAACKDKTVLAVHYVQKKKLSEKFGKAAAQATDDVLLKWVERGQRPIL, encoded by the coding sequence TTGGAATTTTTGTTAAACTACGGCTTATTTTTGGCCAAAATTGTTACATTTGTCGTCGCTATTATTGCGATTTTAGTGATTGCTAAATCCTCTTCATCTAAAGGTGGTGCTAAAGGCTCTCTTGAGGTGACTAATCTTTCTGAGTTGCATGAGAATAACATTGAGTTAATGGAGCATCATTTGCATGATGAGTCGTTCCTCAAAGCTCGTGATAAAGCGACCAAGAAACAGCGTAAAGAGCAACACAAAGCGCGCAATAAAGAGATCAAAGAAGCGGCTAAAACCGGTGAGTTAGATTCGCAACGTAAGCCACATCTTTTTGTATTAGATTTTGTGGGCAGTATTGATGCAAAAGAAGTGACGCAACTTCGCCAAGAAATCACGGCTATTTTAGCCTGTGCCAGTGAAGGGGATGAGGTGTTGGTTCGCCTAGAGTCTGGCGGTGGCATGGTGCATGGATACGGTTTGGCTGCGTCTCAGCTTGATCGCATAAAAGCGGCGAATATCCCACTGACCATTGCCGTAGATAAAGTCGCGGCCAGTGGCGGTTATATGATGGCGTGTGTAGCAGATAAAATTGTATCGGCACCGTTTGCCATTGTGGGATCCATCGGTGTGATTGCGCAAATTCCTAACTTTAATAAGCTATTAAAGAAAAACAACATAGAATTTGAACAAATGACCGCGGGTGAATACAAACGCACCTTAACTATGTTTGGTGAAAACACCGACAAAGCGCGAGACAAATTTAAGCAAGAGTTACAAGAAACTCACGACCTGTTCAAAGACTTCATTCGTGAACGTCGCCCTGCTTTAGATCTAGACAGTGTTGCAACTGGTGAGCATTGGTATGGCTCCCAAGCGTTAGCGTTAGGCTTGATAGACGAAGTACAAACCTCGGATGATTTGGTGGTGGCTGCATGTAAAGATAAAACCGTATTAGCGGTACATTATGTGCAAAAGAAAAAGCTATCAGAAAAGTTTGGTAAAGCGGCGGCACAAGCAACGGATGACGTGTTGCTAAAATGGGTAGAACGCGGCCAAAGACCGATTCTTTAA
- a CDS encoding YciK family oxidoreductase — protein MDYAVATDALKGKTILVTGAGDGIGKQAALSYAQHGATVILLGRTVNKLENTYDDIVNAGFPEPAIIPLDMQGATKQHYIDMAETIEGQYGKLDGLLHNAGVLGMISPFDQIEEDTFEEVMQINVKGQFLMTQALLPIIKKAPHGRIVFTSSTVGHIGRALWGSYAISKFATEGMMQVLADELSNTPVRVNAINPGATRTAMRAGAYPAEDCDTLKTPLQIMPLYLYLMSDQAEGISGLCIDAQPK, from the coding sequence GTGGATTACGCAGTTGCAACTGACGCATTAAAAGGCAAAACCATCCTAGTGACTGGCGCTGGAGACGGCATTGGCAAACAAGCAGCTCTATCTTATGCCCAACATGGTGCCACCGTTATCTTACTTGGCCGTACGGTCAATAAACTGGAAAACACCTATGATGACATCGTCAATGCTGGCTTTCCTGAACCCGCTATCATTCCATTAGATATGCAAGGGGCGACCAAGCAGCACTATATTGATATGGCGGAAACCATCGAAGGGCAATACGGGAAATTGGATGGCCTACTGCATAATGCGGGGGTTCTTGGCATGATCAGTCCCTTTGACCAAATTGAAGAAGACACCTTTGAGGAAGTGATGCAAATTAATGTCAAAGGACAATTTTTAATGACTCAAGCTTTGTTGCCTATCATTAAAAAAGCCCCACATGGTCGCATTGTGTTTACCTCCTCAACGGTAGGCCATATTGGACGGGCGTTATGGGGTAGCTACGCCATATCAAAGTTTGCCACCGAAGGCATGATGCAAGTATTGGCCGACGAATTAAGCAATACTCCGGTACGAGTGAATGCCATCAACCCAGGCGCAACTCGCACAGCCATGCGTGCCGGAGCCTACCCAGCCGAAGACTGCGATACATTAAAGACCCCTCTGCAAATCATGCCGCTCTATTTATACTTAATGAGTGATCAAGCCGAAGGCATCAGCGGGTTATGTATTGACGCTCAACCAAAATAA
- a CDS encoding SDR family oxidoreductase, producing the protein MRTILITGANRGIGFGLTEHYLKTGANVIATYRDEASSEPLIDLTQHYENLHIRPLDVTDYTAVKRLANEFEQLDLLINNAGYYGPKGVAFGNVDVQEWRKVLEVNTIAPLKLVEAFYPALEKSNEKRIAILSSKVGSMTENTSGGGYLYRSSKAGINSVIKSLHNDLNPQGFTVLALHPGWVKTRMGGANALIDVNESVNGLVNIIEHASKEQSGGFFNYDGQEIAW; encoded by the coding sequence ATGCGTACCATTTTAATCACCGGAGCTAACCGCGGTATCGGTTTTGGACTCACTGAGCATTATTTAAAAACGGGGGCAAACGTTATTGCTACCTACCGCGATGAAGCCAGTAGCGAGCCATTGATTGATTTAACCCAGCACTATGAAAACTTGCACATTAGACCATTAGATGTCACCGATTACACAGCGGTTAAACGTCTTGCTAATGAGTTTGAGCAGTTAGATCTGCTGATTAATAATGCTGGCTATTACGGCCCTAAAGGCGTCGCTTTTGGCAATGTCGATGTGCAAGAATGGCGTAAAGTATTAGAAGTGAATACTATCGCCCCTCTAAAGTTAGTCGAAGCCTTCTACCCTGCCCTTGAAAAAAGCAATGAAAAGCGCATCGCGATACTCTCATCAAAAGTGGGTAGCATGACAGAAAATACCTCTGGCGGTGGTTACCTCTATCGCTCATCAAAAGCCGGTATAAATTCTGTGATAAAAAGCCTACACAACGACTTAAACCCACAAGGCTTCACCGTACTCGCCCTTCACCCCGGCTGGGTCAAAACCCGCATGGGAGGAGCAAACGCCCTAATTGATGTCAATGAGTCGGTCAACGGCTTAGTTAATATCATTGAACATGCAAGCAAAGAGCAGTCCGGTGGGTTCTTTAATTATGATGGGCAAGAGATTGCTTGGTAA
- a CDS encoding DNA topoisomerase III — protein MTRLFVAEKPSLGRAIASALPRPHKNGQGFIECGNGDIVTWCIGHLLEQVEPDVYDPKYKRWDLADLPIIPDAWQLRPRKSAAKQLAVVKKLLKSSSQIVNAGDPDREGQLLVDEVFDYCKVSKSKKESAQRLLISDLNLSAVKRSLSSMRSNREFVPLSVSALARSRADWLYGMNMSRAYTLLGKKAGYNGVLSVGRVQTPVLGLVVRRDLEIENFVPRDYYTLEALIPYSDHNGAFDIRAKWIPSDACKKWLDEDGRVLSKALVENVAQRIQGQPAIVTKSEQKTTKQAPPLPYSLSALQIDASKRYSMSAQQVLDLCQSLYEKYKVITYPRSDCRYLPVEHFNEAKSVCDAILSNAPEQSKAVANANLSLRSKAWNDKKVDAHHAIIPTPKKASNLPPQEAKVYQLIATQYLMQFYPSAQYAESKLEFDIKGGKFTASGRQLLVPGWKALFPARKDATDKDKQAPQVPALAQGQQLTCREGEIKQKQTEPPKHFTEGTLLQAMTGIGRFVQDSSLKKILRETDGIGTEATRAGILDTLFKRALLVRSGKSVLSTPAGKGLIAALPDLSTYPDLTAHWEKQLQDMAEKKQAYQPFISELHRQLAQLMDTAKTGPIPDSLRALPEVKKPAYKKRRASGKKSYSKRSGK, from the coding sequence ATGACTCGACTTTTTGTAGCAGAAAAACCCAGTTTAGGGCGCGCTATTGCCAGCGCTCTTCCTCGTCCACATAAAAATGGGCAAGGCTTTATTGAGTGCGGTAATGGCGATATCGTCACTTGGTGTATTGGACATTTGCTCGAACAAGTTGAACCGGATGTGTACGATCCTAAATATAAGCGCTGGGATCTGGCGGATCTTCCTATTATCCCAGACGCGTGGCAACTACGACCTCGTAAAAGTGCGGCCAAGCAACTTGCTGTGGTAAAAAAACTGCTGAAATCATCAAGCCAAATTGTTAATGCAGGTGACCCGGATAGAGAAGGGCAGTTGCTGGTGGATGAAGTGTTTGATTATTGCAAAGTCAGCAAAAGCAAAAAAGAATCCGCGCAACGCTTATTGATCAGCGACTTAAACTTATCTGCAGTAAAACGCTCCCTATCTAGCATGCGCAGTAATCGCGAATTTGTCCCTTTGTCGGTGTCAGCCCTTGCGCGCTCTCGCGCAGACTGGTTATACGGCATGAACATGTCTCGCGCTTACACTTTGCTGGGTAAAAAAGCCGGATATAATGGCGTACTGTCAGTAGGCAGAGTACAAACCCCAGTTCTTGGGCTTGTAGTGCGTCGCGATTTAGAAATCGAAAATTTTGTGCCTCGAGATTACTACACTCTTGAGGCGCTAATCCCTTATTCAGATCATAACGGTGCTTTTGATATTCGCGCTAAGTGGATTCCTAGTGACGCATGCAAAAAGTGGCTGGATGAAGATGGTCGAGTATTAAGCAAAGCACTGGTTGAAAATGTTGCTCAGCGCATTCAAGGGCAGCCGGCTATCGTTACAAAATCAGAACAAAAAACCACCAAGCAAGCTCCGCCGCTCCCTTATTCCTTGAGCGCCTTACAAATTGATGCGTCTAAACGTTACTCTATGAGTGCGCAGCAAGTTTTAGATTTGTGTCAGTCCCTTTACGAAAAATACAAAGTGATAACTTACCCTCGCTCAGATTGTCGCTATTTGCCCGTAGAGCATTTCAATGAAGCAAAATCGGTATGCGATGCTATTTTGAGCAATGCCCCTGAGCAAAGTAAGGCGGTGGCGAATGCCAATTTATCTCTGCGCTCTAAAGCGTGGAATGATAAAAAGGTTGATGCGCACCACGCCATCATTCCGACACCGAAAAAAGCCTCAAACTTGCCGCCGCAAGAAGCAAAGGTCTATCAGCTGATTGCAACTCAATATCTCATGCAGTTTTATCCGTCAGCGCAATACGCCGAATCTAAATTGGAATTCGATATTAAAGGGGGCAAATTTACCGCCTCTGGTCGACAATTATTGGTTCCCGGCTGGAAAGCGTTATTCCCGGCACGTAAAGATGCCACAGATAAAGATAAGCAAGCTCCGCAGGTGCCAGCGTTAGCGCAAGGACAACAATTAACTTGCCGCGAAGGTGAGATCAAACAAAAGCAAACCGAGCCGCCAAAACACTTTACTGAGGGGACATTATTGCAAGCTATGACCGGCATTGGACGTTTTGTACAAGACAGCTCATTAAAGAAAATCCTCAGAGAAACTGATGGGATAGGCACCGAGGCCACACGCGCCGGCATTTTAGATACGTTATTTAAACGCGCCTTATTAGTGCGTAGTGGCAAATCTGTATTAAGTACCCCAGCAGGTAAAGGACTAATTGCGGCCTTACCAGATCTTTCTACCTATCCAGATCTTACCGCCCACTGGGAAAAACAACTGCAAGATATGGCCGAGAAAAAACAGGCCTACCAACCTTTTATTAGCGAACTGCACCGCCAACTGGCCCAGTTAATGGACACCGCAAAAACCGGCCCCATACCCGACTCATTACGTGCGCTACCAGAAGTGAAAAAACCGGCCTATAAAAAGCGCCGTGCCAGTGGCAAAAAATCATATTCTAAGCGTAGTGGTAAATAA
- a CDS encoding NAD(P)H nitroreductase encodes MDALDLLLNRRSIAKLSHPAPCGDVLNNILAAGLRAPDHGGLTPWRFVVAEGEGQQKLADILVSAAQSADAEQAVIDKLAKAPFRAPMVITVIAKTKPHPKVPEFEQYLSAACAVQAMQMAAVAQGFQGFWRSGTWMFDSHVERAFGLQEQDKIVGFLYLGTAQCQAAPTPQRDLDKFVEYL; translated from the coding sequence ATGGATGCACTCGACCTGTTATTGAACCGTCGCTCTATTGCTAAATTGTCTCACCCGGCCCCTTGTGGCGATGTATTAAATAATATTTTGGCTGCAGGGCTTAGAGCCCCTGATCATGGAGGCTTAACCCCTTGGCGGTTTGTGGTGGCTGAAGGGGAGGGCCAACAAAAACTGGCGGATATTTTAGTGTCCGCGGCGCAGTCAGCGGACGCGGAACAGGCGGTCATTGATAAATTAGCAAAAGCGCCATTTCGTGCGCCTATGGTGATCACTGTGATCGCTAAAACCAAGCCTCATCCTAAAGTACCTGAATTTGAGCAATACCTTTCCGCCGCTTGTGCTGTGCAGGCGATGCAGATGGCGGCTGTCGCGCAAGGGTTTCAGGGCTTCTGGCGATCGGGGACTTGGATGTTTGATAGCCATGTAGAACGGGCCTTTGGCTTACAAGAACAAGATAAAATAGTGGGTTTTTTGTACCTTGGTACGGCGCAATGCCAAGCTGCGCCAACCCCGCAGCGCGATCTCGATAAATTTGTAGAGTACTTATAG
- a CDS encoding NADPH-dependent 2,4-dienoyl-CoA reductase — protein MYPNLLQPLDLGFTQLKNRVLMGSMHTGLEDSAKGLQQLATFYEERAKGGVGLIVTGGFSPNLRGRLYPTAAQFSRPKHAKAHQVITDAVHKHDGKIALQLLHAGRYGYHPLTQSSTPAKAPIAKFAPSEMSHRQVKSTIDDYANSAALAKLAGYDGVEVMGSEGYLINQFICKRTNKRDDQWGGCYNNRMRFPLQIVKAIRAAAGEDFIIIFRLSMLDLVEEGSTLDDVILLAKELERAGVTIINTGIGWHEARIPTIVTSVPRGAFTWVTNKIKPHVSIPVVATNRINTPDQAEHIIEQGAADMVSMARPFLADPEFVIKAQNSQPHLINTCIGCNQACLDNAFKGKRASCMVNPRACYETQYPILIAQVSKRVVVVGAGPAGLSAALYCAKRGHKVDLIEQSDRIGGQFRLAMQIPGKEEFRETIRYFANQLDKYGVNVQLNQVATEQVLEDYDEVIMATGVKPRTVDISGLGESSKVYDYQTVIREKSHLGSKVAVIGAGGVGIDVATMLTEPSRFSLQEWMHEWGIDQEYQHAGGLYPFPEIHAKTQVWLLQRKLGTVGKGPGKTTGWVHRATLKKRGVHLTAGVTYQKWDESGLHIATQGEDHILPVDSVVVCAGQESVRPFADKWGEKAGHLHVIGGADEAGELDAVRAIRQGFEVAIKI, from the coding sequence ATGTATCCAAATCTTCTTCAGCCACTTGACCTTGGCTTTACTCAATTAAAAAATCGCGTTTTGATGGGCTCTATGCATACAGGGCTTGAAGACAGTGCAAAGGGCTTGCAACAGTTAGCGACCTTTTATGAAGAGCGCGCTAAAGGGGGCGTGGGTCTGATTGTGACGGGAGGGTTCTCACCAAATTTACGTGGACGTCTTTATCCTACGGCGGCGCAGTTTAGCCGACCGAAACACGCTAAAGCTCACCAAGTGATCACCGACGCGGTACATAAACATGATGGAAAAATTGCCTTACAACTTTTGCATGCTGGCCGTTATGGTTATCACCCTCTCACACAAAGCTCCACTCCAGCTAAAGCTCCCATAGCCAAATTTGCCCCTAGCGAAATGTCACACCGACAAGTGAAAAGCACCATTGACGACTACGCCAACAGCGCCGCCCTTGCTAAGTTGGCTGGCTATGATGGGGTTGAGGTGATGGGATCGGAAGGCTATCTCATCAATCAATTTATCTGTAAACGAACCAACAAAAGAGACGACCAATGGGGAGGCTGTTACAACAATCGGATGCGCTTTCCATTGCAAATAGTTAAAGCCATACGCGCGGCGGCAGGAGAGGATTTTATTATTATATTCCGCTTGTCTATGCTCGATTTGGTGGAAGAAGGCAGCACATTAGACGACGTTATCCTATTGGCAAAAGAGCTAGAAAGAGCCGGTGTGACGATCATTAATACGGGGATTGGCTGGCATGAAGCGCGCATTCCAACCATAGTCACTTCTGTGCCTCGGGGAGCCTTTACTTGGGTGACCAATAAAATAAAGCCGCATGTGTCTATTCCTGTAGTGGCGACCAATCGCATTAATACGCCGGATCAAGCGGAACACATTATTGAGCAAGGTGCGGCAGATATGGTGTCCATGGCGCGCCCGTTTTTGGCCGATCCTGAGTTTGTGATTAAAGCGCAAAATAGCCAGCCGCATCTGATTAATACATGTATCGGCTGCAATCAAGCGTGTCTTGATAATGCCTTTAAAGGCAAGCGAGCCAGTTGTATGGTCAATCCTCGTGCTTGCTATGAAACACAATACCCTATTTTGATTGCACAAGTGAGTAAGCGAGTTGTGGTGGTAGGCGCAGGACCTGCGGGGTTGAGCGCAGCACTATATTGTGCAAAACGGGGCCATAAAGTGGATTTAATTGAACAAAGTGACCGCATTGGTGGCCAGTTTAGATTAGCCATGCAGATCCCGGGCAAAGAGGAGTTTCGTGAAACTATCCGTTATTTTGCCAATCAATTAGATAAATACGGGGTGAATGTACAGTTAAATCAGGTGGCTACAGAACAAGTGCTTGAGGACTACGATGAAGTCATTATGGCGACGGGCGTGAAACCGAGAACCGTTGACATCAGCGGTTTAGGGGAAAGTAGCAAGGTGTATGATTACCAAACGGTCATTCGCGAAAAAAGCCATTTAGGGTCAAAAGTGGCGGTGATTGGCGCAGGTGGTGTCGGTATTGATGTCGCGACCATGCTTACAGAGCCGAGTCGTTTCTCATTACAAGAGTGGATGCATGAATGGGGCATCGACCAAGAGTATCAACATGCGGGTGGCTTATACCCGTTCCCCGAGATCCACGCTAAAACCCAAGTATGGTTATTGCAAAGAAAGTTAGGCACGGTAGGTAAAGGGCCCGGTAAAACCACAGGTTGGGTTCATAGAGCCACATTAAAAAAACGCGGCGTGCATTTAACGGCAGGCGTCACTTATCAAAAATGGGATGAGTCTGGATTGCATATCGCCACACAAGGAGAGGATCACATTTTGCCTGTAGACAGTGTCGTGGTGTGCGCAGGGCAAGAATCGGTAAGACCGTTTGCCGATAAATGGGGTGAAAAAGCAGGGCATCTACATGTGATTGGTGGTGCCGATGAAGCGGGAGAGCTGGATGCTGTTCGCGCGATTCGTCAAGGATTTGAAGTGGCCATTAAGATTTAG